One region of Turicibacter bilis genomic DNA includes:
- a CDS encoding transposase domain-containing protein, whose protein sequence is METAKEHGLNVYKYLTYLFEHLPNVEFLMKPKLLEDFLPWAKKVQEHCKGI, encoded by the coding sequence ATCGAAACGGCTAAGGAACATGGCTTAAATGTCTATAAGTATTTAACTTATTTATTTGAACACCTACCAAATGTTGAGTTTTTAATGAAACCAAAGCTCTTGGAGGACTTTTTACCATGGGCAAAAAAGGTTCAAGAACATTGTAAAGGAATCTAA
- the ybaK gene encoding Cys-tRNA(Pro) deacylase → MSKVKTNAIRILDKHKISYELMTYEAGEAIDGVSVANKIGRDPEEVFKTLVTRGNSKEIYVFVIPVAKELDLKKAAKVVKEKKIEMIAVSEINKLTGYIRGGCSPVGMKKNYQTIIHESAKDLSSFIVSGGKIGLQMELNPQDLSKVISVVFDSVVVEES, encoded by the coding sequence ATGTCAAAAGTTAAAACAAATGCCATACGCATACTAGATAAACATAAAATTAGTTATGAACTCATGACGTATGAAGCGGGGGAGGCTATTGATGGGGTTTCAGTTGCAAATAAAATAGGACGTGATCCAGAAGAAGTTTTTAAAACGCTGGTGACACGAGGAAATAGTAAAGAGATTTATGTTTTTGTCATCCCAGTCGCTAAAGAATTAGATTTAAAAAAAGCAGCTAAAGTGGTGAAAGAGAAAAAAATTGAGATGATTGCAGTCAGTGAGATTAATAAATTAACTGGATATATTCGAGGTGGGTGCTCACCAGTTGGAATGAAGAAAAATTATCAAACGATCATTCATGAAAGTGCAAAAGACCTTTCTTCATTTATTGTGAGTGGAGGAAAGATTGGATTACAGATGGAACTCAATCCACAAGATTTATCAAAGGTTATTTCAGTCGTGTTTGATTCAGTTGTTGTGGAGGAATCATAG
- a CDS encoding MATE family efflux transporter — protein sequence MSTQTTDLGRDSIGKLLFKLATPAIIAQLVNVLYNIVDRIFIGRLPEGDLAMAGIGVAFPIIMLISATSALIGMGGAPLAAIKMGEQDHDGAEKIMSNALSMLVILSILLMMSLLIFKEPLLLAFGASSQTLVYANDYLGIYILGTLFVQIAIGMNPFINTQGFAKIGMMTVMVGAVVNIILDPIFIFGLNLGVKGAAFATITAQFISAIWVIRFLFGKKSTLKIRKEFLIPEPKVVLPIMALGVSPFIMQATESIVLISLNNQLAHYGGDLAVSAMTIISSVNQIILLPLMGLTSGAQPIISYNYGAQQFDRVKKTFILLLIVCLIYTTTMWLGILLVPEVFVNIFNDKPELVAITSRSLRIFFAGIFVFGVQVACQQTFLALGQAKISLVLALLRKMILLVPLIFILPATLKAFMAPLDLVFMAEPVADIIAALTTVICFIIFYRKTFVHSPQE from the coding sequence ATGTCTACACAAACAACAGATTTAGGGAGAGATTCTATTGGAAAACTCCTTTTCAAATTGGCTACTCCCGCTATTATCGCCCAGTTAGTCAATGTTTTATATAATATCGTAGACCGAATTTTTATTGGCCGATTACCAGAAGGAGATTTAGCAATGGCAGGTATTGGCGTAGCCTTCCCAATTATCATGCTAATCTCAGCAACCAGTGCTTTAATCGGAATGGGAGGTGCCCCACTCGCAGCCATAAAAATGGGAGAACAAGATCATGATGGGGCAGAAAAAATTATGAGCAATGCACTCTCTATGCTAGTTATCCTTTCAATTTTATTAATGATGAGCTTACTAATCTTTAAAGAGCCTTTATTATTAGCATTTGGCGCTAGTAGCCAAACCTTAGTTTATGCCAATGATTATTTAGGTATTTATATTCTAGGAACATTATTTGTTCAAATCGCTATTGGAATGAACCCTTTCATTAATACACAGGGCTTTGCTAAAATCGGGATGATGACCGTAATGGTTGGAGCAGTGGTTAATATTATTCTTGATCCCATCTTCATTTTTGGACTCAATTTAGGGGTTAAAGGAGCTGCATTTGCAACGATTACCGCTCAATTTATTTCAGCCATTTGGGTCATTCGCTTCTTATTCGGTAAGAAAAGTACATTAAAGATTAGAAAAGAGTTCTTAATCCCTGAACCAAAAGTGGTCTTACCTATCATGGCCCTTGGAGTTTCACCATTTATTATGCAAGCAACAGAAAGTATTGTATTAATTTCATTAAATAATCAATTAGCACACTATGGGGGAGATTTAGCAGTTAGTGCCATGACGATTATCAGTAGTGTGAATCAAATTATTTTATTACCCTTAATGGGATTAACCTCAGGAGCTCAACCGATCATTAGTTACAACTACGGAGCGCAACAGTTCGATCGCGTCAAAAAAACCTTTATCCTGTTGCTAATTGTTTGCTTGATTTATACAACTACGATGTGGTTAGGCATCCTGCTCGTTCCAGAAGTCTTCGTTAATATCTTTAATGATAAACCAGAATTGGTGGCCATCACATCTCGTAGTCTTCGTATTTTCTTCGCTGGAATATTCGTTTTTGGTGTACAAGTTGCTTGCCAACAAACATTTTTAGCATTAGGACAAGCTAAAATCTCATTAGTACTTGCCTTACTTCGTAAGATGATCCTATTAGTTCCATTAATCTTCATTTTACCAGCGACACTAAAAGCATTTATGGCCCCATTAGACTTAGTCTTCATGGCTGAACCCGTCGCTGATATTATTGCAGCCTTAACAACAGTCATTTGCTTTATTATATTCTACCGTAAAACATTTGTCCATTCCCCACAAGAATAG
- a CDS encoding SGNH/GDSL hydrolase family protein: MKKQRKWLLFTVGGIVTTIAGYTVYRFSKRPANTPEKFLKSEHFSRKVVACLGDSHTQGTMAHNFVNDLAVQMGDKGYDFINAGVNGDLVYNALHRVEDVIECEPDYIIILIGTNDILARLSKSNEIHFEIKKQLPQKPTESWFIQNLRQLISLLKLHTNAKIAILSLPLISEDSDSVAFKAAVEYSKQIHAVAQETNITYLPLNERQLEYYETHRPTKQKRVVRSPFAYFIPSFKHYVLKKSWEEISQEAGLSLTIDTVHQNKMAAQMIEQLVRGFLEKEMND; encoded by the coding sequence ATGAAAAAACAAAGAAAATGGTTGTTATTTACAGTGGGGGGCATTGTGACGACGATTGCTGGGTATACCGTGTATCGCTTTAGTAAACGTCCCGCCAATACACCTGAAAAATTTCTCAAGTCAGAACACTTTTCTCGAAAGGTTGTAGCTTGTTTAGGGGATAGTCATACTCAAGGAACGATGGCTCATAACTTTGTAAATGATTTAGCCGTTCAGATGGGGGATAAAGGATATGATTTTATTAATGCAGGAGTGAATGGGGATTTAGTTTATAATGCGTTACACCGTGTGGAAGATGTTATTGAATGTGAACCAGATTATATTATTATTTTAATTGGAACGAACGATATTTTAGCTCGTTTAAGTAAGTCAAACGAAATTCATTTTGAAATCAAAAAACAGTTACCACAGAAACCGACCGAATCATGGTTTATTCAAAATCTGAGACAGTTAATTAGCTTACTTAAGTTACACACGAATGCGAAAATTGCGATTTTATCTTTGCCGTTGATTAGCGAAGATAGTGATTCAGTTGCTTTTAAAGCGGCTGTTGAGTATAGTAAACAAATTCACGCCGTAGCGCAAGAAACTAACATCACCTATTTACCACTAAACGAGCGTCAGCTCGAATATTATGAAACCCATCGCCCGACTAAACAGAAACGAGTAGTTCGTTCTCCTTTCGCTTATTTTATCCCATCTTTTAAGCATTATGTTCTGAAAAAATCCTGGGAGGAAATCTCACAGGAAGCGGGATTAAGTTTAACAATTGACACCGTCCATCAAAATAAAATGGCAGCTCAAATGATTGAACAATTAGTTCGTGGATTTTTAGAAAAAGAAATGAATGATTAA
- a CDS encoding glycoside hydrolase family 13 protein: protein MTGAERKWWKEGVGYQIYPKSFCDSNGDGIGDLKGIISKLDYLAYLGINIIWLCPVYQSPMDDNGYDVSDYYQIAQEFGTIEEFKQLLEEAKKRDIKIVMDLVLNHTSDEHPWFVEARKSVDSPYRDYYIWQKGKVDEFGNETEPTNWASFFTPSCWEKDEATNEYYMHIFSRKMPDLNWENEKMRKDLYKMVKWWLELGIDGFRVDAVAHLDRDLTFTDSTLESDGRYKPDWSKFSNLPKVHDYLKELNQEVFSNYDMFTVGEVGGGASVDDALLYASTSSNELDMVFTFDHCWLNNGFNSLSETWSNQTDLIELKKVFKKWQLGLYNKAWNPLYWLNHDHPRVMSQYGSPIHYHKESGKMLATSLFMMWGTPFIYNGEEIGMTNANYENFEDYRDVSVLESIDLLLQAGHPKELVKRHIAVTARDNARTPMQWSNEENAGFSTATPWIKVNPNYQTINVQDQINDEDSILQHYRKLIELRRFSSYKDVIVYGEYTQLSENHPNVYAYLRTSNDQQLLVVSNFFEKPAIICLPKFTAKQIILSNYKDSSMQLSCLTLRPFESIIFELEK from the coding sequence ATGACAGGAGCAGAACGTAAATGGTGGAAAGAAGGCGTAGGATATCAAATCTATCCAAAAAGCTTTTGTGATAGCAATGGAGATGGAATTGGTGATTTAAAAGGGATTATTAGTAAGCTAGATTATTTGGCCTATTTAGGAATTAATATTATTTGGTTATGTCCAGTTTATCAGTCACCGATGGATGATAATGGATATGATGTCTCAGATTATTATCAAATTGCCCAAGAATTTGGAACCATCGAGGAGTTTAAACAATTATTAGAAGAAGCTAAAAAACGTGACATTAAAATTGTGATGGATTTAGTATTAAATCATACAAGTGATGAACATCCATGGTTTGTAGAGGCAAGAAAATCTGTTGATAGTCCTTATCGTGACTACTATATTTGGCAAAAAGGAAAAGTCGATGAATTTGGAAATGAAACAGAGCCAACGAACTGGGCTTCATTTTTTACACCGTCTTGCTGGGAAAAAGATGAGGCGACAAATGAATATTATATGCATATTTTTTCAAGAAAAATGCCTGATTTAAACTGGGAAAACGAAAAAATGCGTAAAGATTTATATAAAATGGTGAAATGGTGGCTTGAATTAGGAATTGATGGATTCCGCGTTGATGCGGTAGCGCATCTTGATCGCGATTTAACGTTTACTGATTCAACATTAGAAAGTGATGGCCGATATAAACCAGATTGGTCAAAATTTTCAAATCTTCCAAAGGTTCATGATTACTTAAAAGAGTTAAATCAAGAAGTGTTCTCAAATTATGATATGTTTACTGTTGGTGAAGTAGGTGGAGGAGCAAGTGTAGACGATGCTTTATTATATGCATCGACTTCATCTAATGAGTTAGATATGGTATTTACGTTTGATCACTGTTGGTTAAATAATGGGTTTAATTCGTTAAGTGAAACATGGAGTAATCAAACCGATTTAATCGAACTTAAGAAAGTATTTAAAAAATGGCAATTAGGTTTATATAATAAGGCATGGAATCCACTTTATTGGTTAAATCATGATCATCCACGTGTCATGTCACAATACGGTAGCCCGATTCATTATCATAAAGAATCTGGAAAAATGTTAGCGACAAGTTTATTTATGATGTGGGGAACGCCATTTATTTATAATGGTGAAGAAATTGGGATGACAAATGCTAATTATGAAAATTTTGAAGATTATCGTGATGTTTCAGTTCTTGAAAGTATTGACCTCTTATTGCAAGCAGGACATCCAAAAGAATTAGTTAAACGTCATATTGCCGTAACGGCACGTGATAATGCAAGAACACCAATGCAGTGGAGTAATGAAGAAAATGCCGGATTTAGTACGGCAACACCATGGATTAAAGTAAATCCGAATTATCAAACGATTAATGTTCAAGATCAAATCAATGACGAAGATTCAATTTTACAACATTACCGTAAATTAATTGAATTAAGACGTTTTAGTTCTTATAAAGATGTCATTGTTTACGGTGAGTATACACAATTAAGTGAGAACCATCCGAATGTTTATGCTTATTTAAGAACATCAAATGATCAACAATTATTAGTTGTCTCAAACTTCTTTGAGAAACCTGCGATTATTTGTTTACCTAAATTTACAGCTAAACAAATTATTTTATCAAATTACAAAGATTCATCGATGCAGTTATCTTGTTTAACTCTAAGACCATTTGAATCGATTATTTTTGAACTAGAGAAATAA
- the aspD gene encoding aspartate 4-decarboxylase: protein MTTKRNLRRNDIKQLIEKVKTLSPFELKDEFIKMAQKSKQVSNHQILNAGRGNPNWTAATPRQAFFTLGQFAVEETQLTWCEGDLAGMPQQEGAYERFLAYVQTHKEAPGIDLLRAIVEYGIEEHQFNPDAWVFELVDGIIGDNYPVPDRMLIKIEQVVKDYLIKEMGGDVKTSTHDLFAVEGGTAAMCCIFDSLKANYLLKPKDKIALFVPIFTPYVEIANLPSNEFEIVMIHASEVNEDGIPTWQYPKEELDKLKDTSIKLACVVNPSNPPAVAMSEASMAYLNEIVTTYHPNLMIITDDVYGTFCDGFKSLMVTMPYNTLGVYSYSKYFGVTGWRLGVIALAKENVYNDLMAKLPAEEKQILHHRYEALTTTPHAIPFIDRIVADSRQVALNHTAGLSTPQQVQMAIFSVFAILDEENRYKEQTKAICRRREQLVYNELKGYPYLENQLNTAYYNKYDLLVWAKLKYGASFATYLENERSVLEFLFDLSHRYGIVLLNGSGFEGPAWSIRVSLANLNEQDYQQIGQAINELFDEYAKDWRLHQKAFA, encoded by the coding sequence ATGACAACAAAGAGAAATTTAAGAAGAAATGACATTAAACAATTAATTGAAAAAGTAAAAACATTAAGTCCATTTGAATTAAAAGATGAATTTATTAAAATGGCACAAAAATCAAAACAGGTGAGTAATCATCAGATTTTAAATGCAGGACGTGGAAATCCCAATTGGACGGCGGCTACACCACGCCAAGCCTTTTTTACCTTAGGTCAGTTTGCTGTTGAAGAAACGCAGTTAACATGGTGTGAGGGGGATTTGGCGGGAATGCCACAGCAAGAAGGAGCCTATGAGCGCTTTTTAGCCTATGTTCAAACGCATAAAGAAGCCCCAGGTATTGATTTATTGCGTGCCATTGTGGAATATGGAATTGAAGAACATCAGTTTAATCCAGATGCTTGGGTCTTTGAATTAGTGGATGGAATCATTGGTGATAATTATCCAGTTCCTGATCGAATGCTGATTAAAATTGAACAAGTGGTTAAAGATTATTTAATAAAAGAAATGGGTGGAGATGTTAAAACGTCGACGCATGATTTATTTGCTGTTGAAGGTGGAACAGCGGCGATGTGCTGTATTTTTGATTCACTAAAAGCCAATTATCTTTTAAAACCAAAAGATAAAATTGCGTTATTTGTGCCTATTTTTACTCCATATGTTGAAATTGCAAATTTACCATCCAATGAGTTCGAGATTGTTATGATTCATGCATCTGAGGTAAATGAAGATGGGATACCAACGTGGCAATATCCAAAAGAGGAATTAGATAAATTAAAAGATACAAGTATTAAATTAGCTTGTGTGGTCAATCCAAGTAATCCACCAGCAGTTGCGATGAGTGAAGCATCAATGGCTTATTTAAATGAAATTGTCACAACCTATCATCCTAATTTAATGATTATTACAGATGATGTATATGGGACATTCTGTGATGGGTTTAAATCATTAATGGTAACGATGCCATACAATACATTAGGTGTCTACTCTTATTCTAAATATTTTGGGGTGACAGGATGGCGCTTAGGTGTCATTGCGTTAGCTAAAGAGAATGTTTATAACGACTTGATGGCAAAGTTACCAGCCGAAGAAAAACAAATCTTACACCACCGTTATGAAGCTTTAACAACAACACCTCATGCCATTCCGTTTATTGATCGCATTGTGGCAGATAGTCGTCAGGTTGCTTTAAATCACACTGCTGGATTATCGACGCCACAACAAGTACAGATGGCCATTTTCTCAGTCTTTGCGATTCTTGATGAAGAAAATCGTTATAAAGAACAAACAAAAGCTATTTGTCGTCGTCGTGAGCAATTAGTTTACAATGAGTTAAAAGGTTATCCGTATCTTGAGAACCAATTGAATACGGCTTATTACAATAAATATGATTTATTAGTTTGGGCAAAATTAAAATACGGGGCATCATTCGCCACTTATTTAGAAAATGAACGAAGTGTTTTAGAATTTTTATTTGATCTTTCACATCGCTATGGCATTGTTCTTTTAAATGGAAGTGGATTTGAAGGTCCAGCGTGGTCTATTCGTGTATCATTAGCTAACTTAAACGAGCAAGATTATCAACAAATTGGTCAAGCCATTAATGAACTATTTGATGAATATGCTAAAGATTGGCGTCTACATCAAAAAGCGTTTGCGTAG
- the tnpB gene encoding IS66 family insertion sequence element accessory protein TnpB (TnpB, as the term is used for proteins encoded by IS66 family insertion elements, is considered an accessory protein, since TnpC, encoded by a neighboring gene, is a DDE family transposase.): MVCGHTDMRCGIDGLAGIITDKYNLDLFNDALFLFCGRKKDRFKALYWDKDGFILLYKRIEKGNLQWPRNQEEVKNLTHQELRWLLEGLSIQQPKAIKPAQTGCLI; the protein is encoded by the coding sequence ATCGTTTGTGGTCACACTGATATGCGCTGTGGCATTGATGGACTAGCAGGTATCATCACAGACAAGTATAATCTTGATTTATTTAACGATGCCCTTTTCCTATTTTGTGGACGAAAAAAAGACCGATTCAAAGCCCTTTATTGGGATAAAGACGGTTTTATCTTATTATATAAACGGATTGAGAAGGGTAACCTTCAATGGCCACGAAACCAAGAAGAAGTCAAAAATTTAACCCATCAGGAGCTTCGTTGGCTACTTGAAGGCTTATCTATTCAACAACCTAAAGCCATCAAACCAGCTCAAACAGGATGTCTGATTTAA
- a CDS encoding GIY-YIG nuclease family protein, which yields MHWIYIVECSDGMYYTGYTRNVEKRIKEHNESKKGAKYTRCRRPVVLRYAESFESRQAACRREYEIKQLSRVKKEELIKKKA from the coding sequence ATGCACTGGATTTATATTGTAGAGTGTTCAGATGGAATGTACTATACGGGGTATACACGAAATGTTGAGAAACGGATTAAAGAGCATAATGAATCTAAAAAAGGAGCAAAGTATACTCGATGCCGTCGTCCCGTTGTCTTAAGATATGCAGAAAGTTTTGAAAGTCGTCAAGCAGCTTGTCGACGTGAATATGAGATTAAGCAATTATCACGTGTGAAAAAAGAAGAGTTAATCAAAAAGAAAGCTTAA
- the tnpC gene encoding IS66 family transposase has product MNHLEKEVAPLSTFESKLIKENQNLLKKLDQQTQRITEQDQQIKQLTEQVEFLTKKLYGSSSEKTKVDPNQLSLFEDPHLENHQTKIEPTEEITYRRRKASGRKAELTKDLPVEEIHCELHGEDCTCDQCGQKMKPMGKKLIREEVCFIPAKLYKKVYYSHAYKCDCHDDSYETQPIQCAEVPKGPIQRSLAGPSVLAWMIHQKYELSLPLYRQEKEWKTYGLQLSRRTMANWMITVAKDWLRPLYDYFAKILVKEEVLHADETHYQVLNRMDGRDATSQARIWLIQTGKECETPIVYYHADLTRARVVAEQLLDGFKGYLHCDGYSGYKNLPNIELGNGMLGACPSQVQGCAREEWESKTSH; this is encoded by the coding sequence ATGAATCATTTAGAAAAAGAGGTGGCACCGTTGAGTACGTTTGAATCGAAACTAATCAAAGAAAATCAGAACCTATTAAAAAAATTGGATCAACAAACTCAACGAATCACTGAACAAGATCAACAAATTAAACAATTAACTGAACAGGTTGAGTTTTTAACAAAAAAGCTTTATGGATCCTCAAGCGAGAAAACTAAAGTTGATCCAAATCAACTCTCACTTTTTGAGGATCCTCATTTAGAAAACCACCAAACAAAGATTGAACCAACAGAAGAAATCACGTATCGCCGCCGTAAGGCATCTGGTCGTAAAGCCGAGCTAACAAAAGATTTACCCGTTGAAGAAATTCACTGTGAGTTACATGGTGAAGATTGTACATGTGACCAGTGTGGTCAAAAGATGAAACCGATGGGAAAGAAACTCATTCGCGAAGAGGTCTGCTTTATCCCAGCCAAGTTATATAAAAAAGTGTACTATTCACACGCTTATAAGTGTGATTGTCATGATGACTCCTATGAAACACAGCCGATTCAATGTGCTGAAGTCCCTAAAGGACCGATCCAAAGAAGCTTAGCAGGACCTAGTGTTCTTGCCTGGATGATTCATCAAAAATACGAATTAAGTCTTCCGCTTTATCGCCAAGAAAAGGAATGGAAGACGTACGGATTACAATTAAGTCGACGCACGATGGCGAATTGGATGATAACGGTGGCGAAGGATTGGTTGCGCCCACTTTACGATTATTTCGCCAAAATCTTGGTAAAAGAAGAAGTTCTTCATGCCGATGAAACGCACTATCAAGTGTTAAATCGAATGGATGGACGTGACGCAACATCTCAAGCACGAATCTGGTTAATTCAAACAGGTAAAGAATGCGAAACACCCATCGTTTATTATCACGCAGATTTAACTCGTGCAAGAGTCGTCGCTGAACAATTACTCGATGGATTTAAAGGCTACCTGCATTGTGATGGTTATTCCGGATATAAGAACTTACCGAATATTGAATTAGGGAATGGGATGTTGGGCGCATGCCCGTCGCAAGTTCAAGGATGTGCCAGGGAAGAATGGGAAAGCAAAACAAGCCATTGA
- a CDS encoding Fur family transcriptional regulator — protein sequence MKYSKQREMIYNCIKDNPMHLTADAIYEMLKKDNPNLSLGTVYRNLSQLADHDMIRKVSIPGYPDRFDGTLEDHFHFLCLECGEVQDLFIQELYGIGSVVEQSTGADISKCEMAFKGVCPKCKSKHVN from the coding sequence ATGAAATATTCAAAACAACGAGAAATGATTTATAATTGTATTAAGGATAACCCGATGCATTTAACTGCCGATGCCATTTATGAAATGTTAAAGAAAGATAATCCGAACTTAAGTTTAGGGACTGTTTATCGTAATTTATCGCAGCTTGCGGATCATGATATGATTAGAAAAGTCAGTATTCCTGGCTATCCTGATCGCTTCGATGGAACCTTAGAAGATCACTTCCACTTTTTATGTTTAGAGTGTGGAGAAGTTCAAGATTTATTCATTCAAGAATTATATGGAATCGGATCAGTTGTGGAACAATCAACAGGTGCCGACATCTCAAAATGTGAAATGGCATTTAAAGGTGTTTGTCCAAAATGTAAATCAAAACACGTTAACTAA
- a CDS encoding type II toxin-antitoxin system PemK/MazF family toxin — protein sequence MDLPRLVQSKDIHRGKIFYVALPYTQGRPFRFVEKDGQHEDLYRIIERPDGFEGVSEPETGKRRSESLEVVTGIKLRPCIIIQKDQYNHNEKYPFVVVLPIATLTKEHKQRPIFKRLIEHNDLDQFYYLGNDCYITVNDPKRVYKNTLFYVEGRLKIEESDIDMDELMMRFAECLAVKKIRSE from the coding sequence ATGGATTTACCCCGACTTGTTCAAAGTAAAGATATCCATCGAGGGAAAATCTTCTATGTCGCATTACCGTATACGCAGGGAAGACCGTTTCGGTTTGTCGAGAAAGATGGACAGCATGAAGACTTATATCGAATCATCGAACGACCAGATGGATTTGAAGGAGTCTCAGAACCTGAAACCGGAAAACGTCGTTCAGAAAGTCTTGAAGTGGTGACAGGAATTAAGTTACGCCCATGCATTATTATTCAAAAAGATCAGTATAACCATAATGAAAAGTATCCATTTGTCGTCGTTCTACCGATCGCGACATTAACGAAAGAACATAAGCAGCGCCCTATTTTTAAACGACTCATTGAACATAATGATTTGGATCAGTTCTACTATCTTGGAAATGACTGTTACATTACCGTGAATGATCCAAAGCGTGTTTATAAAAATACGTTATTTTATGTAGAGGGGCGATTAAAAATTGAAGAAAGCGACATTGATATGGATGAATTAATGATGCGCTTTGCTGAGTGCTTAGCTGTCAAAAAAATACGTTCAGAATAA
- a CDS encoding IS66 family transposase, producing the protein MPGKNGKAKQAIDYCNQIFKIERELQELSPEERYEQRQLQVKPVIEAFYDFLGSFIPMKGKLQTAVHYVLNQKKELMAFLKDGRLEVSNNRAERAIKTVVIGRKNYLFSTSLSGAEANTIIYSVIP; encoded by the coding sequence GTGCCAGGGAAGAATGGGAAAGCAAAACAAGCCATTGACTACTGTAACCAAATTTTTAAGATTGAACGAGAACTCCAGGAATTATCGCCTGAGGAGCGTTATGAGCAACGTCAGTTACAAGTCAAGCCAGTGATCGAAGCTTTTTATGACTTTCTAGGGAGCTTCATTCCCATGAAAGGTAAGTTACAAACTGCGGTTCACTATGTTTTAAATCAAAAGAAAGAACTGATGGCATTTTTGAAAGATGGACGATTAGAAGTATCGAATAATCGTGCCGAACGTGCCATCAAAACCGTGGTGATTGGACGGAAAAATTACTTATTTTCAACAAGCTTATCAGGGGCTGAAGCCAATACGATCATTTATAGCGTCATTCCCTAG
- a CDS encoding DUF1294 domain-containing protein, which produces MWWFVWIGMNVVGYTLMGIDKRRAIQGKWRISEKALFTCAACFGSFGVYAGMQQFRHKTKHWSFKIGIPCLMVIQLLLVSYGFQMMK; this is translated from the coding sequence ATGTGGTGGTTTGTTTGGATTGGCATGAATGTAGTGGGCTATACGTTAATGGGAATTGATAAACGACGTGCTATTCAGGGAAAGTGGCGAATCAGTGAAAAAGCATTATTTACATGCGCCGCTTGTTTTGGAAGTTTTGGAGTGTACGCGGGCATGCAGCAATTTCGGCATAAAACGAAACACTGGTCTTTTAAAATCGGCATTCCTTGTTTGATGGTCATTCAACTCTTATTGGTTAGCTATGGCTTTCAAATGATGAAATGA